The Natrinema salaciae genome includes a window with the following:
- a CDS encoding MOSC domain-containing protein: MARLNRLRVYPVKGLDGIDLEAAKILRGGTVAHDREFALFDADGDVVNGKRTDRVHVLETDFDPETGVLEVETPAGETNRFDLEGDRGAAETWFSDFFDADLSLERDTSLGFVDRRGMGPSIVSTATLRTVASWFDGLTVDGARRRIRANVEVAGVEPFWEDRFVGDGAPAFEIGGVRFAGVTPCGRCVVPQRDPDTGEPIDEFRERFVRKREELFPDWADADAFDHYYTLMIITRVLEAHRGETLRVDDPVEIVAD; the protein is encoded by the coding sequence ATGGCACGGCTCAACCGGCTCAGAGTGTACCCAGTCAAAGGACTCGACGGCATCGATCTCGAGGCGGCCAAGATACTCCGGGGCGGGACGGTGGCCCACGACAGGGAATTCGCGCTGTTCGACGCTGACGGCGACGTTGTAAACGGCAAACGGACCGACCGGGTCCACGTTCTCGAGACGGATTTCGACCCGGAAACGGGCGTTCTCGAGGTCGAGACGCCCGCCGGGGAGACGAACCGGTTCGACCTCGAGGGCGACCGTGGGGCCGCCGAAACCTGGTTCAGCGACTTCTTCGACGCGGACCTCTCGCTCGAGCGGGATACGTCGCTCGGATTCGTCGATCGACGCGGGATGGGACCGTCGATAGTCAGCACCGCGACGCTTCGAACCGTCGCGTCCTGGTTCGACGGGCTGACCGTCGACGGGGCGCGTCGACGGATCAGGGCGAACGTCGAGGTGGCCGGCGTCGAACCCTTCTGGGAGGACCGGTTCGTCGGGGACGGCGCGCCGGCGTTCGAGATCGGCGGGGTTCGGTTCGCGGGGGTCACGCCGTGCGGGCGCTGTGTCGTCCCACAGCGCGACCCCGATACCGGCGAGCCGATCGACGAGTTTCGGGAGCGGTTCGTACGAAAGCGAGAAGAATTGTTCCCCGACTGGGCCGACGCGGACGCGTTCGATCACTACTACACGCTGATGATCATCACGCGGGTTCTCGAGGCGCACCGCGGCGAAACGCTCCGTGTCGACGATCCGGTCGAAATCGTCGCGGACTGA
- a CDS encoding DsrE family protein: MTNAAIIILAGTESHSDLGRLVNGLEAAREFAEHPDDDLELIFDGAGTQWIPELEDEDHDYHELYRSVSDEAAACDYCAGAFGVDDAIGDTDVVTVDDNDGHPSVRSLVDDGYDVITF, encoded by the coding sequence ATGACGAACGCAGCGATCATCATTCTGGCAGGGACCGAATCACACAGCGACCTCGGCCGTCTCGTCAACGGTCTCGAGGCAGCCAGGGAGTTCGCGGAGCACCCCGACGACGACCTCGAACTCATCTTCGACGGCGCCGGGACGCAGTGGATTCCCGAACTCGAGGACGAGGACCACGACTACCACGAACTCTATCGGTCCGTCAGCGACGAGGCGGCCGCCTGCGACTACTGCGCGGGCGCGTTCGGGGTCGACGACGCCATCGGCGACACCGACGTCGTCACCGTCGACGACAACGACGGCCACCCGAGCGTCCGCTCGCTGGTCGACGACGGCTACGACGTCATCACGTTCTGA
- a CDS encoding fumarylacetoacetate hydrolase family protein yields the protein MKYVRFRDPAGAVRRGEYENGTVRFANESYALDSDEIDVLPPSDPSKVVCIGRNYADHADEMGSDLPDRPLLFLKPPNAVAGHGDTVTPPAGKDRIDYEAELGVVIGEQCRHVPEADAMDVVEGFTCVNDISNRDDQRQEQNWIRGKAFDGAAPIGPVLATPDELPADAAVRSRVNGERKQDGSREQLIFSIPELIAEITTYLTLEPGDVIATGTPEGVGPLSDGDEVEIEVEGVGTLEHSVRIP from the coding sequence GTGAAATACGTCCGCTTCCGCGATCCGGCCGGTGCAGTCCGCCGTGGCGAATACGAGAACGGAACCGTTCGCTTCGCGAACGAAAGCTACGCGCTCGATAGCGACGAGATCGACGTGCTGCCGCCGTCCGACCCCTCGAAGGTCGTCTGTATCGGGCGCAACTACGCCGATCACGCCGACGAGATGGGGTCGGATCTCCCCGACCGCCCGTTGCTCTTCCTGAAGCCGCCGAACGCGGTCGCGGGCCACGGCGACACCGTTACCCCGCCCGCGGGTAAGGACCGCATCGACTACGAAGCGGAACTCGGCGTCGTCATCGGCGAGCAGTGCCGTCACGTTCCCGAAGCTGACGCGATGGACGTCGTCGAGGGGTTCACCTGCGTGAACGACATCTCGAACCGCGACGACCAGCGCCAGGAACAGAACTGGATACGCGGGAAAGCCTTCGACGGGGCCGCTCCCATCGGGCCCGTCCTCGCGACCCCCGACGAACTCCCCGCCGACGCGGCCGTTCGATCTCGAGTCAACGGCGAACGCAAACAGGACGGCTCCCGCGAGCAACTGATCTTCTCGATCCCCGAACTCATCGCCGAGATCACCACCTATCTCACGCTCGAGCCCGGCGACGTGATCGCGACCGGGACGCCCGAGGGCGTCGGTCCCCTCTCCGACGGCGACGAGGTCGAGATCGAAGTCGAGGGCGTCGGCACGCTCGAACACTCGGTCCGGATTCCCTGA
- a CDS encoding DNA topoisomerase VI subunit B, protein MTSFQSTLGDEPGIAEELAESQQSISIAEFFEKNKHMLGFDSGARGLVTAVKEAVDNSLDAAEESGILPDIYVEIQEAGDYYRLIVEDNGPGLTKETLPKVFGKLLYGSRFHAREQSRGQQGIGISAAVLYAQLTSGKPAKITSRTQGSSEAEYFELIVDTDENEPEISVEETTTWDRPHGTRIVLEMEANMRARQQLHDYIKHTAVVNPHARLELREPQEHFKFERATDQLPEETEEIRPHPHGVELGTVMKMLTATDSQTVSGFLQEEFTRVGKKTADSIIDAFRDRHYGREMRWRPPASHEGIDLHGAVADATANKGAEATAAFAEAIAGAVADVDRIAHYELREAVESAAEAVEDDHGTTFGETVRENAVEAVWLELTDAAQPDADDADAATSDDEASEFDGGSRLVADLYELADDATSTRKDDETITAFADRLAAKFEDERDQENRRHRLTYKRLRDHVDRAADLTEEYDDVSFGETARENVTDAIWDVMATVPDDPPLVRELNGDRDATSNLVDAMRATDIMAPPTRCLAPISEELITAGLEKEFDADFFASATRDAGVSGGDPFIVEAGIAYGGELPAEGTGEVMRFANRVPLVYQRGACATTDVVKSIGWRNYGLDQPGGSGLPNGPVVIMVHVASTNVPFTSESKDAIANVPEIEDEIELAIREAARELKSYLNKRRSMQQRRKKQNVLGKILPEMATKVAEVTGRDEPDIDDAIARIMNNVLVERRVEENGDGKAVSVVVENNSSTAESLEVTDIVSAEPTALSDGATVVEMDGEWFVKWEPEISSDDEAALEYEVPDDATFDLDVKGVETEKLTVSS, encoded by the coding sequence ATGACGTCGTTCCAGTCGACACTCGGTGACGAGCCGGGGATCGCCGAGGAGCTGGCAGAGAGCCAGCAGTCGATCTCCATCGCCGAGTTCTTCGAGAAGAACAAGCACATGCTCGGCTTCGACAGCGGCGCTCGAGGCCTCGTCACGGCCGTCAAGGAGGCCGTCGACAACTCCCTCGACGCCGCCGAGGAGTCGGGGATTCTCCCGGATATTTACGTCGAGATTCAGGAAGCCGGCGACTACTACCGCCTGATCGTCGAGGACAACGGCCCGGGACTCACGAAAGAAACGCTCCCGAAGGTTTTCGGGAAACTCCTCTACGGCTCTCGTTTTCACGCACGCGAACAATCCCGCGGCCAGCAGGGGATCGGGATCTCCGCCGCCGTCCTCTACGCCCAGCTGACGAGCGGGAAACCGGCGAAGATCACCAGTCGAACCCAGGGTTCGAGCGAAGCGGAGTACTTCGAGCTGATCGTCGACACCGACGAGAACGAGCCCGAGATCAGCGTCGAGGAGACGACCACCTGGGATCGGCCCCACGGGACGCGCATCGTCCTCGAGATGGAAGCCAACATGCGCGCCCGCCAGCAGCTCCACGACTACATCAAGCACACGGCGGTCGTCAACCCCCACGCCCGCCTCGAGCTGCGCGAGCCACAGGAGCACTTCAAGTTCGAGCGCGCGACCGATCAGCTCCCCGAGGAGACCGAGGAGATCCGACCCCATCCCCACGGCGTCGAACTCGGCACCGTGATGAAGATGCTGACGGCGACGGACTCCCAGACCGTGTCGGGCTTTCTCCAGGAGGAGTTCACCCGCGTCGGGAAGAAGACCGCCGACTCCATCATCGACGCGTTCCGCGACCGCCACTACGGCCGCGAGATGCGCTGGCGGCCGCCGGCGAGCCACGAGGGGATCGACCTCCACGGCGCAGTCGCGGACGCGACGGCGAACAAGGGTGCCGAGGCGACGGCCGCGTTCGCCGAGGCGATCGCCGGGGCGGTCGCGGATGTCGACCGCATCGCCCACTACGAACTGCGCGAGGCGGTCGAATCCGCCGCCGAAGCGGTCGAGGACGACCACGGAACGACGTTCGGCGAGACGGTCCGCGAGAACGCCGTCGAGGCGGTCTGGCTCGAGCTGACCGACGCCGCCCAGCCCGATGCGGACGATGCCGACGCTGCGACGAGCGACGACGAGGCATCCGAGTTCGACGGCGGCTCGCGGCTGGTGGCGGACCTGTACGAGCTCGCGGACGACGCGACGAGCACCCGCAAGGACGACGAGACCATCACCGCGTTCGCGGACCGGCTCGCAGCCAAGTTCGAGGACGAGCGCGACCAGGAGAACCGCCGCCATCGGCTCACCTACAAGCGGCTTCGGGACCACGTCGACCGGGCCGCCGATCTCACCGAGGAGTACGACGACGTCTCCTTCGGTGAGACGGCCCGCGAGAACGTCACCGACGCCATCTGGGACGTGATGGCCACCGTTCCCGACGATCCACCGCTCGTTCGCGAACTGAACGGCGACCGCGACGCCACCAGCAATCTCGTCGACGCGATGCGCGCGACCGACATCATGGCCCCGCCGACGCGGTGTCTCGCGCCGATCTCCGAGGAGCTGATCACCGCCGGCCTCGAGAAGGAGTTCGACGCCGACTTCTTCGCGTCCGCGACGCGCGACGCCGGCGTCTCCGGCGGCGATCCGTTCATCGTCGAGGCCGGGATCGCCTACGGCGGCGAACTGCCGGCCGAGGGCACCGGTGAGGTCATGCGGTTCGCGAACCGCGTTCCGCTGGTCTACCAGCGCGGTGCCTGCGCGACGACCGACGTGGTCAAGTCGATCGGCTGGCGAAACTACGGCCTCGATCAGCCCGGCGGCTCCGGCCTCCCGAACGGGCCGGTCGTGATCATGGTCCACGTCGCCTCGACGAACGTTCCCTTCACCAGCGAGTCGAAAGACGCCATCGCGAACGTCCCCGAGATCGAAGACGAGATCGAACTCGCGATCCGGGAGGCGGCTCGAGAGCTCAAGAGCTACCTCAACAAGCGCCGGTCGATGCAACAACGCCGGAAGAAACAGAACGTCCTCGGGAAGATCCTCCCGGAGATGGCCACGAAGGTCGCCGAAGTGACCGGCCGCGACGAGCCCGACATCGACGACGCGATCGCCCGCATCATGAACAACGTGCTCGTCGAGCGCCGGGTCGAGGAGAACGGCGACGGCAAGGCCGTCTCCGTCGTCGTCGAGAACAACTCGAGTACCGCCGAGTCGCTGGAGGTGACCGACATCGTCTCGGCCGAGCCGACCGCCCTCTCGGACGGCGCGACCGTCGTCGAGATGGACGGCGAGTGGTTCGTCAAGTGGGAACCCGAGATCTCGAGCGACGACGAGGCGGCACTCGAGTACGAGGTACCGGACGACGCGACGTTCGATCTGGACGTCAAGGGCGTCGAGACGGAGAAACTCACGGTGTCATCATGA
- a CDS encoding HalOD1 output domain-containing protein, whose product MGQSLAVDTDEVHERIVTGVAALEGVDPMALPPLFDAVDPDALAAIFATTESGGRRAGHVGFTYAEHQVTVEFDESGEPVVTIG is encoded by the coding sequence ATGGGACAATCCCTCGCGGTCGACACCGACGAGGTGCACGAACGGATCGTTACCGGTGTAGCGGCGCTCGAGGGGGTCGACCCGATGGCGTTACCACCGTTGTTCGACGCGGTCGATCCCGATGCACTCGCAGCGATCTTCGCGACGACGGAGTCGGGCGGACGCCGTGCCGGTCACGTCGGGTTCACCTACGCCGAGCATCAGGTGACCGTCGAGTTCGACGAGTCCGGAGAACCAGTCGTAACGATCGGGTGA
- a CDS encoding potassium channel family protein yields the protein MNPLYLAVGVVVLVAAIVDIIWTTLWVDGGSGPLSGRLTTAVWWGLRALSRDHNRALSLAGPFILSLTLAMWISLIWVGWTFVFASHPHALVSTRTGAVADWSGRFYYVAYTMFTDGNGDYTPLGDVWELASAFTTATGMAFVTLGVSYVLTVLGAVSDKRSFASSVTGLGHRSEALVRTAWTGDDFQGLELTLETLASELSLLAEQHKSYPILHYYHSEQDDRASAVAVPIFDESLMLFRHAVPDEHSLDPATIENGRSSAASYLETLDTAFIDPAPAVPRPPDLERLREDDIPTVSDEEFAAALEDQTERRQQLLAIVEADAWEWPPVDE from the coding sequence ATGAATCCGCTCTACCTCGCCGTCGGAGTCGTCGTTCTCGTCGCCGCGATCGTGGATATCATCTGGACGACCCTCTGGGTCGACGGTGGGTCCGGTCCCCTCTCGGGCCGCCTCACGACCGCCGTCTGGTGGGGGCTTCGTGCCCTGTCTCGAGATCACAACAGAGCGCTCAGTCTCGCCGGACCGTTCATTCTCTCCCTCACGCTCGCGATGTGGATCAGCCTCATCTGGGTCGGCTGGACGTTCGTCTTCGCCAGCCATCCACACGCCCTCGTCAGTACGCGAACCGGAGCCGTCGCCGACTGGTCGGGCCGATTCTACTACGTCGCGTACACCATGTTCACCGACGGCAACGGTGACTACACGCCGCTCGGCGACGTCTGGGAACTCGCCAGCGCGTTCACGACGGCCACCGGGATGGCCTTCGTCACCCTCGGCGTCTCCTACGTCCTCACCGTTCTCGGGGCCGTCTCCGATAAGCGCTCCTTTGCCAGTTCCGTCACGGGACTGGGCCACCGGAGCGAAGCGCTCGTCCGGACGGCCTGGACGGGAGACGACTTTCAGGGGCTCGAACTGACCCTCGAGACGCTCGCATCGGAGCTGAGTCTGCTGGCCGAACAGCACAAGTCCTACCCGATTCTGCACTACTACCACAGCGAACAGGACGACCGCGCCTCGGCCGTGGCCGTCCCCATCTTCGACGAATCGCTCATGCTCTTTCGACACGCCGTTCCGGACGAGCACAGCCTCGACCCCGCGACCATCGAGAACGGCCGCTCGAGCGCGGCGAGCTACCTCGAGACGCTCGACACGGCGTTCATCGACCCCGCGCCGGCGGTCCCGCGCCCGCCGGATCTCGAACGCCTCCGCGAGGACGACATTCCGACCGTCTCGGACGAGGAGTTCGCGGCCGCCCTCGAAGACCAGACCGAACGCCGGCAGCAACTGCTCGCGATAGTCGAAGCCGACGCGTGGGAGTGGCCGCCCGTCGACGAGTGA
- the lrp gene encoding HTH-type transcriptional regulator Lrp: MTYEHLDSDLVNELLNDGRASLRSLAEELDVSVTTVSNHLSDLEEEGVIEGYTPKIDYDSVGYDVTAVMQFKAEGSALPEITETLKDHHQMISVYEVTGDYDVIAIGKFKDTDDMNDQIKTLITDPDINQSNTSIVLNAVSENEQFELETE; the protein is encoded by the coding sequence ATGACCTACGAACACCTCGACTCGGATCTGGTGAACGAACTGCTCAACGACGGTCGCGCGAGCCTCCGCAGCCTAGCCGAGGAACTCGACGTCTCCGTCACGACCGTCTCCAACCACCTCTCCGACCTCGAGGAGGAGGGCGTGATCGAGGGATACACGCCGAAGATCGACTACGATTCGGTCGGCTACGACGTGACTGCAGTCATGCAGTTCAAAGCCGAGGGGAGCGCCCTGCCCGAGATTACCGAGACGCTGAAGGATCACCACCAGATGATCTCGGTGTACGAGGTAACTGGTGACTACGACGTGATCGCCATCGGGAAGTTCAAAGACACGGACGACATGAACGACCAGATCAAGACGCTGATCACCGATCCCGACATCAATCAGTCGAACACGAGCATCGTTCTCAACGCCGTCAGCGAGAACGAGCAGTTCGAACTCGAGACGGAGTGA
- a CDS encoding DNA topoisomerase IV subunit A, with protein MSTDDTQQAREQLIDLAAEFYDQFELGEIPHMSVPTRTKNNIEYDEEKDVWVYGDRESTRSANSVRGARKLLKAIYTIEFLSDQLEEDRSSTLRELYYLSESWDNDEAQFNDQDESNSMVEDLEIVSGVTREDFHMRPEESGATIMGPLHLREQTRRGEREIHCQEDVGEGGYQIPNNPDTIDFLDCDADFILAVETGGMRDRLVENGFDEEYNALIVHLKGQPARATRRITKRLHDELDLPVTVFTDGDPWSYRIYGSVAYGSIKSAHLSEYLATPEADFIGIQPADIVEYELPTDPLSDSDINALESELDDPRFQTDYWEEQIELQLDLGKKSEQQSLASHGLDFVTDTYLPERLDEMGVL; from the coding sequence ATGAGCACGGACGACACCCAACAGGCACGAGAGCAGTTGATCGATCTCGCGGCGGAGTTCTACGACCAGTTCGAACTGGGCGAGATCCCGCACATGTCCGTGCCGACGCGGACGAAGAACAACATCGAGTACGACGAGGAGAAGGACGTCTGGGTCTACGGCGACCGCGAGTCGACCCGGTCGGCCAACTCCGTCCGCGGCGCGCGGAAGCTCCTGAAGGCGATCTACACGATCGAGTTCCTGTCGGACCAGCTCGAGGAGGACCGCTCCTCGACCCTGCGTGAACTCTACTACCTCTCGGAGAGCTGGGACAACGACGAGGCCCAGTTCAACGATCAGGACGAGTCGAACAGCATGGTCGAGGACCTCGAGATCGTCTCGGGGGTCACCCGCGAGGACTTTCACATGCGCCCGGAGGAATCGGGCGCGACGATCATGGGACCGCTCCACCTCCGCGAGCAGACCCGTCGCGGCGAGCGCGAGATCCACTGTCAGGAGGACGTCGGCGAGGGCGGCTACCAGATTCCGAACAATCCGGACACGATCGACTTCCTCGACTGCGACGCCGACTTCATCCTGGCGGTGGAGACCGGCGGGATGCGCGACCGGCTCGTCGAGAACGGATTCGACGAGGAGTACAACGCCCTGATCGTCCACCTCAAGGGCCAGCCCGCCCGGGCGACCCGCCGGATCACCAAGCGGCTCCACGACGAACTCGACCTGCCGGTCACGGTGTTTACGGACGGTGACCCGTGGTCGTACCGCATCTACGGCTCCGTCGCCTACGGCTCGATCAAGTCCGCACACCTCTCCGAGTACCTCGCGACCCCCGAGGCGGACTTTATCGGCATCCAGCCCGCCGACATCGTCGAGTACGAACTGCCGACCGACCCGCTCTCGGACTCGGACATCAACGCCCTCGAGAGCGAGCTGGACGACCCCCGCTTCCAGACCGACTACTGGGAGGAACAGATCGAGCTCCAGCTGGATCTCGGGAAGAAGTCCGAACAGCAGTCACTGGCGTCTCACGGCCTGGACTTCGTGACGGACACCTATCTGCCGGAGCGGCTCGACGAGATGGGCGTGCTTTGA
- a CDS encoding MBL fold metallo-hydrolase, which yields MTVRFDAVTVDWVGLATVRIEGQTGAVVYTDPGPERYGVLDGDEPRDGDLILVSHGHHYDPDSIRRVAREDALVVVHESIDAGEIDGTDGIDERPESLPFEVERVRADESFVLGPLDLFTTPAYNDPDGPHTDGGGTPFHPEGAGCGFGVTIDGITAFWPGDTDAHPFHRELDVDLFLPPIGGTVTMDRREAASLADAIGPDLVLPVHYDTFDAIETDEAAFVVDVARRGVPVVLDG from the coding sequence ATGACCGTCCGATTCGACGCGGTGACCGTCGACTGGGTCGGCCTCGCGACCGTCCGAATCGAGGGGCAGACCGGTGCGGTCGTCTACACGGACCCCGGCCCGGAGCGGTACGGCGTGCTGGACGGCGACGAGCCTCGAGACGGGGATCTGATTCTCGTCAGTCACGGCCATCACTACGATCCGGACTCGATCAGACGGGTCGCCCGCGAGGACGCGCTGGTCGTCGTCCACGAGTCGATCGACGCGGGCGAGATCGACGGAACCGATGGCATCGACGAGCGACCGGAGAGCCTGCCGTTCGAGGTCGAGCGCGTCCGCGCGGACGAATCGTTCGTCCTCGGCCCGCTCGATCTGTTCACGACGCCAGCGTACAACGACCCCGACGGCCCCCACACGGACGGGGGCGGAACGCCCTTCCATCCCGAGGGAGCGGGCTGTGGGTTCGGCGTCACTATCGACGGCATCACGGCGTTCTGGCCGGGCGACACCGACGCGCATCCGTTTCACCGGGAGCTGGACGTCGATCTCTTCCTCCCACCGATCGGCGGGACGGTCACTATGGATCGCCGCGAGGCCGCGTCGCTGGCCGACGCGATCGGGCCCGACCTCGTGTTGCCGGTCCACTACGATACGTTCGACGCGATCGAAACCGACGAGGCGGCGTTCGTCGTCGACGTTGCGAGACGCGGGGTTCCGGTCGTCCTCGACGGGTAA
- a CDS encoding dihydrolipoyl dehydrogenase, with protein sequence MEEYDVLVIGSGSGLDVANAAANQGWSVAVVEKGRLGGTCLNRGCIPSKMLLYHATVMETIERADEFKIDATVNDVDFADIVREVTEEVHGSSDSIRRGLGSSDRHDLYEAEGRFVDERTLELAGGDHDGERLAAETVLVAAGTRPAIPPIDGIDTVDYLTSREALQLERPPDHLVIVGGGYIAAELGQFFGTFGSDVSIVGRRPNLLPDADEEAAAEFTERYADRFDVYTGYEATAAMQSAGSITVEARPFPDPEGDAASEADPVSVTGDELLVAAGRVPNTDTLNVEAAGIETDTAGFVETDEYLRTTAEGVWALGDIVGEYLLKHNANHEARAVVRNLFGDDLEPVDYSAMPFAVFASPEVAGVGLTEQELRAADREYAKRTYRYEETARGSAMKAEGFVKPLIDLEGEILGCHIVGPEASDLIQEVVVAMTAGSGTVRDIRESVHIHPALSEVVQRAFSGQFTRGGGHAHGHGHDHHDH encoded by the coding sequence ATGGAGGAGTACGACGTTCTCGTCATCGGCAGCGGATCGGGCCTCGACGTGGCGAACGCGGCGGCGAATCAGGGATGGTCGGTCGCGGTCGTCGAGAAGGGACGACTCGGCGGCACCTGCCTCAACCGCGGGTGTATCCCCTCGAAGATGCTGCTGTACCACGCGACGGTCATGGAGACGATCGAGCGCGCGGACGAGTTCAAGATCGATGCGACGGTGAACGACGTCGATTTCGCCGATATCGTCCGGGAGGTCACCGAGGAGGTCCACGGCAGTTCGGACTCGATCCGGCGCGGTCTCGGCTCCTCCGACCGCCACGACCTGTACGAGGCGGAGGGCCGGTTCGTCGACGAGCGAACGCTCGAGCTCGCCGGCGGCGACCACGACGGCGAGCGCCTCGCCGCGGAGACCGTGCTGGTCGCGGCGGGCACGCGCCCCGCGATTCCACCGATCGACGGCATCGACACCGTCGACTACCTCACCAGCAGGGAGGCCCTCCAGTTGGAGCGCCCGCCGGACCATCTCGTGATCGTCGGCGGGGGCTACATCGCCGCCGAACTCGGGCAGTTCTTCGGGACGTTCGGCAGCGACGTGTCGATCGTCGGCCGCCGGCCGAACCTGCTCCCCGACGCCGACGAGGAGGCGGCCGCCGAGTTCACCGAGCGCTACGCCGATCGGTTCGACGTGTACACCGGCTACGAGGCCACGGCGGCCATGCAGTCCGCGGGGTCGATCACCGTCGAGGCCCGGCCCTTCCCCGACCCGGAAGGCGACGCGGCGAGCGAGGCCGACCCCGTCTCCGTCACCGGCGACGAACTGCTCGTCGCGGCCGGCCGGGTCCCCAACACCGATACGCTGAACGTCGAGGCAGCCGGCATCGAGACCGACACGGCCGGGTTCGTCGAGACCGACGAGTACCTGCGGACGACCGCCGAGGGCGTCTGGGCGCTCGGCGACATCGTCGGCGAGTACCTGCTGAAACACAACGCGAACCACGAGGCGCGGGCCGTTGTGCGGAACCTGTTCGGCGACGACCTCGAGCCGGTCGACTACTCCGCGATGCCCTTCGCGGTGTTCGCCTCGCCGGAAGTCGCCGGCGTCGGACTGACCGAACAGGAACTGCGCGCGGCCGACCGGGAGTACGCGAAACGCACCTACCGGTACGAGGAGACTGCCCGCGGGAGCGCGATGAAGGCCGAGGGGTTCGTCAAGCCGCTCATCGACCTCGAGGGCGAGATCCTCGGCTGTCACATCGTCGGACCGGAGGCCTCGGACCTGATTCAGGAGGTCGTCGTCGCGATGACCGCCGGCTCCGGGACGGTTCGGGACATTCGAGAGTCGGTTCACATCCACCCCGCGCTCTCCGAGGTCGTTCAGCGCGCGTTCTCCGGACAGTTCACGCGCGGTGGCGGTCACGCGCACGGACATGGCCACGATCACCACGATCACTGA